The DNA segment ATCCTGATAATGCAATAAAAATTCCTGACGTTGCACCACCAAGAAAATTAGTAACATAAACAGGAATTGGGTTGGCAGAAATAATATCTACTTGTGACAATGGTTCAATTGCAACTGAAATGGTCGTTTTCCGATCTCCAAACTTCATGCGATGGAAAAAGACAAAATTCAAAAAGGATGAACCAAATACAGCTAACGCACCAATCGCCATCGGCTCACCTGTTAAACCTAACATAGCAGTCAAAGCCATGGAACTTAAAGGAGCTGTAGCTACAACAGTGATAACACCACCTAAAATAATTCCCATAACAATAGGACTCGCATCGGTTATTTGTGTAATAATTCCACCGATATTAAGTAGTGTAGCGTCGACAATTGGATCAGCGTAAACCGCTAATAAACGGACAAGTGGAGCTGCCACAATAATTGTAACAATTAAATCAAGTCCATTAGGCACCTTTGCCTCGATTTTCTTGACGACAAATGACATTAAATAACCTGCTAAAAATCCTGGTAAAAGTCCTAAACCTGCACAGGAGACACCAAGCATTAAAGCATAAACAGGTGAAACACCCATAGCTAGTGCAACAAGGGCAGCCGCAGCAACTCCGCCCATACTACCAGCCGCATCCCCAACTTGACCTAAAAACTCAATATTTAATAAATCTCCCCCCACATAACGTTGAAATGCCTCAACTAAAAAAGTGGCAATGGCTGCACTTGCTAGTGCCCCCATTGCTTTCATCCCTCTAGGTGCTTTGTAGCTAAAAAGGGTAAAAAAAGCTAGTACAATGAGTAATAGGACTGTTCCTTTGATAATTTCCATGATGTTCTCTCCCTCGATGGTTTGTGTACGTTGTCATGTTGATGAACTTTTTTAGCGTACATTTTCATTTTCGTTAACTTTGTATTCATTCATTGAGCGAACCTTGTTCAAGTAATTGTAAACGGTGAATTTAGAAACCCCTAGGACATGGGCAACATATTCTGTTGCTCCTTTAATCAAAAATGTCCCCTTTTCATCTAACTCACCGACACAATGCACTTTTTCTTCCATCGTCATCTGTATAGGTGCTTTATTGTAACGACTAATCACTTGATCAACCATATCTTGAATAACATCATGAACAGACTTGAAAAACGTTTCTGATATGTGTTTCGTCTGTTTATCTTCCTGAAAGTCAATAAAATGTTCGATTTCACCACCCATTTCCATCAGAAGACTAATATCGTAATTCGTACAAAGAGCACCAATAATTTTGTTGTCTTCATCTCTCAAAAAAACAGTAGTCGATTTCATAATCTGCCCTTTAGACGACTGTGTCCGATAACCAGGGATATCTTTAATATCTTCATGGTTTTTTCTTAATTCGTTTAACACTAAATCTGTAATGGGGGAACCGATTTCTCTTGAAGTGACATTCCCTGCAATATGGATTAATGATCGTTGTAAATCTGAAAAATCATGAACAACTACTTCACACCTTGGTCCAAACATGTTGACCATCATATCTGCTGTTCTAATCGCATGATCAAAAATCAATCTATTTTTTTCTCCTATTTTAATCACCCCTCTTATGTAATCGTTTTCAATAAGACCAATTTGTATTCTATCATGATTTGATTATTGTTAAAACATTTTTTTAAAGGTTAAAAAAATTTTGTTGTTGTTTTGAAATAAGGTTTGATTAAAGATATTTTTCCATCCCATTTGACTGCATAAAGTTTTGGTTAAGTTTGATCATTTTTGTGCTGTAATCTTCAACTAAAATCTTCAACTAAAATGTCCTATTCATGCAAAAAAGGCGCAAATCCTTAATTCCGGAAATACGCCCCGTTTATGGAGTAGAACTCCCCTTTCTATGAATAATCTATTTTCAAAGGGGAGGATTAAAAAATGCAAATTAAAATGAACACTAAAATACTTCTTAGACTTGCAATTCTTCTAGGTATAATCGGTTCATTTATTGGTGCCTACTACTGGTGAAATTTTCATATTCCAGACTTGTGGATGCCGAACACAAGAGAAAATCTTCTTAAACACCTTTACAGATAGACTGCTTATAGACAATTTGGAATGGCGTACTTACTATTATTTTTTGTCCCCGCTTCCCTTGGAATTATAGGTGCAATTTTCAAAAAAGCACACTTTTTATATTTGGCTTTCTTGCTAAGCCTGCCTGTAGGAGAATATATTGGATTTAAAGCTCATTCCATTAACTCCGTTCATTTTCCACTGTACTTTTATCTATCTTCGGCCATTCTTTTTTCAATAAATAAAACACCGAAAAAATAAAATTGCAACGTGATCCTGAAGAGGGTTAAAGAGACGCCTTGAATATTGACAAGCTTCCCGAATGGATCCCTTACAAAAAACCGCCGAACCTCCCATGGTTCCTCAACTGGTCCATACTCAATTGGAATCCCTGCTTTTTTTATACGAGTTAAAGCATCGTCAAAATCTTCAACTTCAATAGACAAATTAGGCACAGGCCTCCCGGAACCCCCTGCGAGAGAAAACTGATTTGAGTATCCATTTTCTCATGCGAGCCGTAAGTCGCAATAAATCCCATGTCCATCAATTGATCAAGTTCAAGTATTTCCTCGTAGAAGTACTTTGCTTTGGAAATGTCCTGCGTCTCAACATTGGCAACAATTCGCTTAACCTTCATTTATCCTCCTTTTGGTTTATTCGATTAAATGACCCTTACACGCAAAATAGGCGCTGACTTTTATTCCGTTCTTGCGCCCTTATCATGAAGACTCGGATTCAAGATAATCTTGCTCAAAGTAATTACCAAACTTCTATTGAGGATTTGTCCCTCCACTTTGCTTTAAAGTTACAAAGGAACAAGAAAACCATCAAAAAAGATCCCTACACTCGAGAATGAAAACTCCTGCATAATATGGACCGATTCAGAAAAAGCGCACTCTTATTACATTAGTACGCCTATGCGCCCATTTAAAGAATATTTTACGTAATATTGGAAGTAAATTTATATAGGATTAATACTATTTTATTAAACTTAATTTGAATGTATAAAGACTACTTATGTAAGAAGGAGGCTATTTTATGAAATTAAAATCTCTTGGTATTAGTATTGTTACCATCGCTATTACCGCTATCTTAATCACAACAAATTCTTTCAGTTCTCCCGTTCAAGGGAAAACAAATGAAAATGAAAAGCTGCAATTCAACGCTGATGGGAAGTATCGAATCGTACAGTTTAATGACATTCAAGATGATGAGGATATCGATCCCCGGACGATAGAATTAATGAATACAGTGCTTGATGAGCAGAAGCCTGATTTGGCCATTTTAAATGGCGATATGCTTAACGCTGATCTGGAAACACCGGAGGAGGTGAAGCAAGCCATAAAAACTATTGCCCAACCGATGGAAGATAGAGGGGTACAATGGGCGGTAACCTTCGGCAACCATGATGAGGACCATACACCGAAGACCGGGTTAGATGAAGAAGAAATGCTAGAAATCTATATGTCTTATGAACATAACGTCAATAAGCCCGGACCAAAAGATATTACCGGAACAGGAAATACAAACCTTGTTATCAATAATTCCAAAAATACAAAACCGGCATTTAATATTTGGCTGTTTGACAGCGGAAGATACGCACCCGAGGAAATTGCAGGGCAGGATTTCGAAGGTTATCAAACCTGGGATTGGCT comes from the Halobacillus shinanisalinarum genome and includes:
- a CDS encoding helix-turn-helix transcriptional regulator, translating into MIFDHAIRTADMMVNMFGPRCEVVVHDFSDLQRSLIHIAGNVTSREIGSPITDLVLNELRKNHEDIKDIPGYRTQSSKGQIMKSTTVFLRDEDNKIIGALCTNYDISLLMEMGGEIEHFIDFQEDKQTKHISETFFKSVHDVIQDMVDQVISRYNKAPIQMTMEEKVHCVGELDEKGTFLIKGATEYVAHVLGVSKFTVYNYLNKVRSMNEYKVNENENVR
- a CDS encoding PTS sugar transporter subunit IIC translates to MEIIKGTVLLLIVLAFFTLFSYKAPRGMKAMGALASAAIATFLVEAFQRYVGGDLLNIEFLGQVGDAAGSMGGVAAAALVALAMGVSPVYALMLGVSCAGLGLLPGFLAGYLMSFVVKKIEAKVPNGLDLIVTIIVAAPLVRLLAVYADPIVDATLLNIGGIITQITDASPIVMGIILGGVITVVATAPLSSMALTAMLGLTGEPMAIGALAVFGSSFLNFVFFHRMKFGDRKTTISVAIEPLSQVDIISANPIPVYVTNFLGGATSGIFIALSGLVNGATGTATPIAGFAVMYGFNDPIKVTIVAALCAVFSALWGFIGSYIFKNYKIRRVDQLIEVNEKAEST
- a CDS encoding metallophosphoesterase family protein — encoded protein: MKLKSLGISIVTIAITAILITTNSFSSPVQGKTNENEKLQFNADGKYRIVQFNDIQDDEDIDPRTIELMNTVLDEQKPDLAILNGDMLNADLETPEEVKQAIKTIAQPMEDRGVQWAVTFGNHDEDHTPKTGLDEEEMLEIYMSYEHNVNKPGPKDITGTGNTNLVINNSKNTKPAFNIWLFDSGRYAPEEIAGQDFEGYQTWDWLRHDQVQWYTETSKKLEKTIGHKVPSLAFMHIPLPEFEYMWYASPSERTEESHAKAVEKHNIRGEKNECVCTGPFNSGMFAAMLERGDVKGVFSGHDHINTYVGDYYGIKLGYAGSVGFGAYGLGEEENHRLRGARVFNLDENTKDGIVDTEMVFAKDYGIQ